One Bacillus sp. 1780r2a1 DNA segment encodes these proteins:
- a CDS encoding helix-turn-helix domain-containing protein — protein MNYIQTVMLYSMQQLKGERTVYGIYHIVAGKKSAQTIQDGKIFGLSFLFQSFSYLKKETFSRYVKELNSQQFIKEVDHQKYVLTAKGEQVLRTQLREWPLPAKLSGWQFASSTQLFLSRLTLFIQTISNLQYFQKGFLPITQDAEPIQWVKAYLFSQSYSREELAKHLFDELQCILKRCSSRDADIFVQHLSGYKRIGLTKSQLAEYYNMDENYVHLLVISVVHQIIEQISECPSEFPVLQKFVQDVHMTVPLTASTVKTYEWLQKGKSLKEVARIRRLKESTIEDHIAELALFLPNFTIDAYVKVEDQEEIINAFKALNTNQLKEIKKEVSDHLTYFQIRLVLAKCVTD, from the coding sequence GTGAACTATATTCAAACCGTTATGCTATATAGTATGCAACAACTAAAAGGTGAACGAACAGTTTACGGAATTTATCATATAGTAGCTGGTAAAAAATCAGCGCAAACAATTCAAGACGGTAAAATCTTTGGCTTGTCTTTTTTATTTCAATCATTTAGTTACTTGAAAAAAGAAACATTTTCTCGATACGTAAAAGAGCTTAATTCTCAACAATTTATTAAAGAAGTAGATCATCAAAAATATGTGCTAACAGCCAAGGGCGAACAAGTACTTCGCACACAGTTACGTGAATGGCCTCTGCCAGCTAAGCTTAGCGGTTGGCAATTTGCAAGTAGCACACAATTATTTTTATCGAGACTGACCTTGTTCATTCAAACAATCTCTAACCTACAGTATTTTCAAAAGGGATTTTTACCAATAACGCAAGATGCTGAGCCCATTCAATGGGTGAAAGCTTATCTATTTTCTCAGTCGTATTCACGAGAAGAGTTGGCAAAGCATTTATTTGATGAGTTACAATGCATATTAAAGAGGTGTTCTTCCCGGGATGCTGATATATTTGTCCAACACTTGAGTGGATATAAACGAATTGGCTTAACCAAAAGCCAGCTTGCTGAGTATTACAATATGGACGAAAACTACGTTCACTTATTGGTAATCAGCGTTGTTCATCAAATTATTGAGCAAATTAGCGAATGTCCAAGTGAATTTCCTGTTCTCCAGAAATTTGTACAAGATGTACATATGACTGTACCATTAACAGCTTCAACAGTTAAAACGTATGAGTGGTTACAAAAAGGAAAATCGTTAAAAGAAGTAGCGAGAATTAGGCGGTTAAAAGAGAGCACAATTGAAGATCATATTGCTGAACTGGCATTGTTTCTTCCTAACTTTACGATTGATGCTTATGTGAAAGTAGAGGATCAAGAGGAAATTATCAACGCTTTCAAAGCGTTAAATACCAATCAGCTCAAAGAAATAAAAAAAGAGGTTAGTGATCACCTTACTTATTTTCAAATTCGTCTTGTATTAGCTAAGTGCGTAACGGATTAA
- a CDS encoding ferredoxin has protein sequence MPKYTIVDKDTCIACGACGAAAPDIYDYDDEGIAFVTLDDNQGIVEVPDELEDDMMDAFEGCPTDSIRVADEKFDGDSNKFE, from the coding sequence ATGCCAAAATATACAATTGTTGACAAAGATACATGTATTGCATGTGGAGCATGTGGAGCAGCAGCACCAGACATTTATGATTACGATGATGAAGGAATTGCATTCGTAACATTAGATGATAACCAAGGGATTGTGGAAGTTCCTGATGAATTAGAAGATGATATGATGGATGCATTTGAAGGCTGTCCAACAGATTCAATCCGCGTAGCAGATGAGAAGTTTGACGGTGACTCTAACAAATTTGAATAA
- a CDS encoding ECF transporter S component — protein MEQSKKTQKLVILGMLSGLSYVLMMLNFPIPGIPPFLKIDFSEVPALLAALIFGPVAGIIVEGIKNLLHYLIQGSATGVPVGQFANFVAGLLFILPVSLMFHKFKTTKGITTGLVVGTVVMSVGMAFLNYYVFLPAYTLFLQSPALSSEETRQLVVTGILPFNMIKGIITGLIFVVLFNKMKYWITKRVAV, from the coding sequence ATGGAACAAAGCAAGAAAACACAAAAGCTTGTTATTTTAGGGATGCTAAGCGGTTTGTCTTACGTATTAATGATGCTTAACTTCCCAATACCAGGTATACCACCATTTTTAAAAATTGATTTTAGTGAGGTGCCGGCACTGCTTGCTGCATTAATCTTTGGTCCTGTAGCAGGTATTATTGTCGAAGGAATTAAAAATCTTCTCCACTACCTCATTCAAGGAAGCGCAACAGGCGTCCCTGTAGGCCAATTCGCAAATTTTGTAGCAGGGCTATTATTTATTTTACCGGTTTCTCTTATGTTTCATAAATTTAAAACTACAAAAGGTATTACAACAGGTTTAGTAGTTGGAACAGTAGTAATGTCCGTTGGCATGGCGTTTTTAAATTACTATGTGTTCTTACCTGCATATACGCTTTTCTTGCAGTCACCGGCACTGTCAAGTGAGGAAACACGTCAGTTAGTCGTAACGGGGATTCTGCCATTTAATATGATTAAAGGGATTATTACAGGCTTAATTTTCGTTGTTTTATTTAATAAAATGAAGTATTGGATTACAAAGCGAGTCGCAGTTTAA
- the serA gene encoding phosphoglycerate dehydrogenase — protein sequence MYEVLVADSISNEGLAPLLEASNVNLTRKKVTEVEDLLHTYDALLVRSATTVTEDLLDKMKNLKIVARAGVGVDNIDIEASTKRGVVVINAPNGNTISTAEHTFAMMASLVRHIPQGNISVKSREWNRSAFVGTELNRKHLGIVGFGRIGSELAKRAKAFNMTVHVYDPFLTTSRAEKLGVDLLSLDDLLAVADIITVHTPLTKDTKGLLNRDTLAKTKKGVYLLNCARGGIIDEEALAHYLEIGHVQGAAIDVFEVEPPTDNPLLNFDQVITTPHLGASTKEAQLNVAEDVAYDVLRFLEGNPVSSSINLPTLSKDVFEKIQPFTSLTKQLGAVLSQCMKEPVQDISVTYAGTVADLETTYITRSLLSGFLTHRIDRSVNEVNASMIAKERGITFGEKISDNTQGYANIIEVVVKGESRTFSITGTYIKDYGPRVINIDSFDIDFYPEGHLLYIRHTDQPGVIGNVGKALGDLNINIATMQVGRKQKGGEAIMMLTFDRLIEDATIESLKQASEIVTIQRIEL from the coding sequence ATGTATGAAGTGTTAGTAGCCGATTCAATTAGCAATGAAGGTCTTGCTCCATTATTAGAAGCATCAAATGTTAATTTAACAAGAAAAAAAGTAACGGAAGTTGAAGATTTATTGCATACATACGATGCACTGCTTGTTCGAAGCGCAACGACTGTGACGGAAGACTTGTTAGACAAGATGAAGAATTTAAAGATTGTTGCTCGTGCAGGTGTAGGTGTCGATAATATTGACATTGAAGCATCAACTAAGCGAGGCGTTGTTGTTATCAATGCTCCAAATGGAAACACTATTTCTACGGCTGAGCATACTTTTGCCATGATGGCTAGTTTAGTTCGCCATATCCCTCAAGGAAATATTTCTGTCAAATCTCGCGAATGGAACCGATCAGCATTTGTTGGTACAGAACTCAACCGCAAGCACTTAGGAATTGTTGGTTTTGGGCGTATCGGCTCTGAACTTGCCAAACGTGCGAAAGCCTTTAACATGACGGTACATGTATATGATCCATTTTTAACAACATCTCGTGCAGAAAAACTAGGAGTTGACCTCTTATCGTTAGATGATTTACTAGCAGTAGCTGATATTATTACTGTTCATACGCCATTAACGAAAGATACAAAAGGTTTATTAAATCGCGATACGTTAGCCAAAACAAAAAAAGGCGTTTATTTACTAAACTGTGCACGAGGCGGCATTATTGATGAAGAAGCACTTGCACACTATTTAGAAATTGGTCACGTTCAAGGTGCTGCAATTGACGTGTTTGAAGTAGAGCCACCTACTGATAATCCACTTTTAAACTTTGATCAGGTTATTACAACGCCACATTTAGGTGCTTCAACAAAAGAAGCGCAGTTAAATGTAGCTGAAGATGTTGCTTATGATGTGCTACGCTTCTTAGAAGGTAACCCAGTAAGTTCTTCAATTAACTTACCGACACTTTCAAAAGACGTATTCGAAAAAATCCAGCCGTTTACTAGCTTAACAAAACAGCTTGGTGCCGTTTTATCACAATGCATGAAAGAACCTGTTCAAGACATTTCTGTTACGTACGCAGGAACAGTAGCGGATTTAGAAACAACGTATATTACCCGAAGCTTGTTGTCTGGATTTTTAACTCATCGTATCGACCGCTCAGTTAACGAAGTAAACGCGTCAATGATTGCCAAAGAGAGAGGCATTACGTTTGGTGAGAAAATTTCTGATAACACTCAAGGCTATGCTAATATTATTGAAGTTGTTGTAAAAGGAGAATCTCGTACATTCTCTATTACCGGTACGTATATCAAAGATTACGGTCCTCGCGTTATTAATATTGATTCCTTTGACATTGATTTTTATCCAGAAGGACATTTATTATATATCCGACACACAGACCAACCTGGCGTTATTGGAAATGTTGGTAAAGCGCTTGGTGATTTAAATATCAACATTGCAACAATGCAGGTAGGACGTAAACAAAAAGGCGGAGAAGCGATTATGATGCTTACGTTCGACCGTCTTATTGAAGATGCAACAATTGAGTCTCTAAAGCAAGCAAGTGAAATTGTTACAATTCAACGTATTGAACTATAA
- a CDS encoding peptidoglycan DD-metalloendopeptidase family protein — protein MLDIVRRILVVVIMGMCIGLLFVGGTMAKAQASTQWNWPTEEGTLTDVFGSRNAKHFGIDIAAPVGTQVYAVYSGRVTKSYYSDTYGQVVFIKQDNGYETVYAHLNNRGVAEGERISARQTIGQIGNTGRSSGAHLHFEVHKGTWNIDKTNAINPIAKLDQEKLSAYVTEQLEAAVFRQLNEGYVVERGDTLSEIAKKYKIDVDDLKGRNHMTTSDIYPGQHLKITK, from the coding sequence ATGCTTGATATTGTAAGGCGAATATTAGTAGTAGTTATTATGGGAATGTGTATAGGTCTATTGTTTGTTGGCGGAACAATGGCTAAAGCACAAGCTTCAACACAGTGGAACTGGCCTACTGAAGAAGGAACGCTTACAGATGTGTTTGGTTCTCGTAACGCAAAACATTTTGGTATTGATATTGCAGCGCCTGTGGGAACACAGGTGTATGCAGTATATAGTGGGAGAGTCACCAAATCTTATTACTCTGATACATATGGACAAGTTGTATTTATCAAGCAGGATAATGGATACGAAACGGTGTATGCACATTTGAATAATCGAGGTGTTGCGGAGGGAGAAAGAATTTCTGCTCGTCAGACAATTGGACAAATAGGTAATACAGGTCGATCGTCTGGTGCCCATTTGCATTTTGAAGTTCATAAAGGAACGTGGAATATTGATAAAACGAATGCTATTAACCCAATCGCAAAGCTTGATCAAGAAAAATTATCAGCCTACGTAACGGAACAGTTAGAAGCTGCTGTATTTAGACAGTTAAATGAAGGATACGTTGTTGAAAGAGGGGACACGTTATCTGAAATCGCAAAAAAATACAAAATAGATGTAGACGATTTAAAAGGAAGAAATCATATGACAACCAGTGATATTTATCCTGGTCAACACCTAAAGATAACAAAATAA